A section of the Heterodontus francisci isolate sHetFra1 chromosome 7, sHetFra1.hap1, whole genome shotgun sequence genome encodes:
- the gpbar1 gene encoding G-protein coupled bile acid receptor 1 — MNESWDECLNSSSPDACYSSQKVLINLLSIPLSSIIVAGNLVTIVGIIGNKRLHNPTNYYFLSLLVADLCTGLILPSIPRMSFKSGFAFWICFFFHLFPNFIFLSFLSNMVVVHYDRYVCIVHPLHYGISWIHESVPIVILTTWVLPLLFTSLPLIGWNNWNPGTTYCYFKFIFPSSYIYLEIYGLLIPSIVAITVMIVRILYVARRQMNAIKKIHRSVHSHSASPVEQEMDFKYAKCVIAFFLIFLLCWVPYIVYIHVSFFVRSRGSRLHIILSCLGISSAALVPFVLVLNNKEYFELWRNVFQRVCQCCGKETNLN, encoded by the coding sequence ATGAATGAGAGCTGGGATGAATGCTTGAACAGCTCAAGTCCGGATGCTTGCTATTCCTCCCAGAAGGTCCTGATCAACTTGCTGTCCATTCCTCTTTCCAGCATCATCGTAGCAGGAAATCTGGTCACCATTGTGGGGATCATCGGCAACAAGAGGCTGCACAACCCCACCAACTACTATTTCCTGAGTTTGCTGGTGGCTGATCTGTGCACTGGCCTCATCCTGCCCTCCATCCCCAGGATGAGCTTCAAGAGCGGGTTTGCTTTCTGGATCTGCTTCTTCTTCCATCTCTTCCCAAACTTCATCTTCCTCTCTTTCCTATCCAACATGGTGGTGGTCCACTATGACAGGTATGTTTGCATTGTCCATCCTTTGCACTATGGGATCTCCTGGATTCATGAGTCTGTTCCCATTGTCATTTTGACCACCTGGGTCCTGCCCTTGCTTTTCACCTCACTGCCTCTGATTGGTTGGAACAACTGGAACCCGGGAACCACATATTGCTATTTCAAATTCATTTTCCCTTCTTCATACATTTACCTGGAGATCTATGGCTTGCTCATTCCTTCCATTGTAGCTATCACCGTAATGATTGTCCGAATACTCTATGTGGCACGAAGGCAAATGAACGCAATTAAGAAGATCCACAGGTCAGTACACAGTCACTCAGCCTCACCAGTGGAGCAGGAAATGGACTTTAAATACGCCAAGTGTGTCATCGCCTTCTTCCTCATCTTCCTGCTTTGTTGGGTCCCTTACATTGTTTACATCCATGTCTCCTTCTTTGTGAGGAGTAGAGGTTCCAGGCTCCACATCATCCTGTCCTGTTTAGGGATCAGCAGTGCCGCCCTGGTCCCATTCGTCCTAGTTCTGAACAATAAGGAATACTTTGAACTATGGAGAAATGTTTTCCAAAGAGTTTGCCAATGTTGTGGCAAAGAAACTAACTTGAACTGA